One segment of Paraburkholderia sp. PREW-6R DNA contains the following:
- a CDS encoding cytochrome c, protein MPLCARAGTAADTPAATASAVIAAPAQAGASGTALIAHGEYLARAGDCIACHTAKSGKPFAGGLKFDTPIGAIYSTNITPDHDTGIGSWTFEQFDRAVRAGVRPNGDTLYPAMPYPSYARLSEDDMHALYAYFTQGVAPVKQPNKAVDIVWPLSMRWPLGIWRHAFAPTPAAFDARHYADPVVARGAYLVQGLGHCGACHTPRAATMQERALSDLDGTAFLAGGATIDGWIPTSLRGNPRTGLGSWSETDIVQFLKTGRTQHSAAFGGMTDVVQHSMQHMSDADLTAIARYLKTLPSTDAQEKAYVYDDTTAHALRTGDASAPGAGVYRDNCMACHRSDGRGYNRAFPALGGNPVVQGHDATSLIHVVLTGSALESTRTAPSSFTMPAFGWRLNDQQVADVTNFLRNSWGNQAPSISADEVAKVRKTVVVRAPEMPPGASLNH, encoded by the coding sequence ATGCCGCTCTGCGCGCGTGCGGGCACAGCGGCGGACACCCCAGCGGCCACCGCATCGGCAGTCATCGCTGCACCCGCCCAGGCAGGCGCATCCGGCACGGCGCTGATCGCGCATGGCGAATACCTCGCGCGGGCCGGCGATTGCATTGCATGTCATACGGCGAAGTCCGGCAAACCTTTTGCGGGTGGCCTGAAATTCGACACGCCGATCGGCGCGATCTACTCGACCAACATCACACCGGACCACGACACCGGCATCGGATCGTGGACCTTCGAGCAGTTCGACCGTGCAGTGCGAGCGGGCGTCAGGCCGAATGGCGACACGTTGTATCCGGCAATGCCTTATCCGTCGTATGCGCGCTTGAGTGAAGACGACATGCACGCGCTGTATGCATACTTCACGCAGGGCGTCGCGCCGGTAAAGCAGCCGAACAAGGCGGTCGACATCGTCTGGCCGCTTTCGATGCGCTGGCCGCTCGGCATCTGGCGTCACGCGTTCGCCCCCACGCCTGCTGCGTTCGACGCGCGGCATTACGCCGACCCGGTCGTCGCACGTGGCGCGTACCTCGTGCAAGGTCTCGGGCATTGCGGCGCATGCCACACGCCGCGTGCGGCAACCATGCAGGAACGCGCGTTGAGCGATCTCGACGGCACCGCGTTTCTGGCGGGCGGCGCAACGATCGACGGCTGGATTCCAACGAGCCTGCGCGGCAATCCGCGCACCGGCCTCGGCAGCTGGAGCGAGACCGACATCGTGCAGTTCCTGAAGACCGGCCGTACACAGCATAGTGCGGCATTCGGCGGCATGACGGATGTCGTGCAGCACAGCATGCAGCACATGAGCGACGCCGACCTCACGGCCATCGCCCGTTATCTGAAGACATTGCCTTCCACCGACGCGCAGGAAAAGGCGTACGTGTACGACGATACGACGGCGCACGCATTGCGCACCGGCGACGCCTCAGCGCCGGGCGCGGGCGTCTATCGCGACAACTGCATGGCCTGCCACCGCAGCGACGGGCGCGGGTACAACCGTGCGTTTCCGGCATTGGGTGGCAATCCGGTCGTGCAAGGCCACGACGCGACTTCGCTGATCCATGTGGTGCTCACCGGCAGCGCACTCGAAAGCACCAGGACCGCGCCTTCTTCGTTTACGATGCCGGCCTTCGGCTGGCGTCTGAACGATCAGCAAGTCGCCGACGTGACCAACTTCCTGCGCAATAGCTGGGGCAATCAGGCCCCTTCCATCAGCGCGGACGAGGTCGCCAAAGTGCGCAAGACGGTCGTCGTGCGGGCGCCGGAAATGCCGCCTGGCGCTTCGCTGAACCACTAG